Below is a genomic region from Deltaproteobacteria bacterium.
ACGCTACCTCATGTTTATCTCCAACCGGAGTAAGTTCAGGTGTGTCCACTTGGCACCTTTCAATAGCATAATTACACCGCGGGCGGAAGGCGCACCCCGGTGGAATGTGCAAAAGGTCAGGCGGCTGGCCCTCAATGGGAATCAACTTCTTTTTAACATCCAGGTCCAGGCGCGGGACCGAAGCCATCAGACCGATGGTGTAGGGATGTCTCGGATCGCCATAGATGTCCCTGGCTGTCCCTTTCTCTACAAAGCGTCCGGCATACATGACGTTGACCCGGTCCGCGTATCTCGCCACCACCCCAAGGTTATGGGTGATGATGATCAGCGCCATGTTAAAATCCCGCGTCAGGTTTTTCATCAGTTCCAGAAGCTGAGCCTGGATGGTCACGTCAAGAGCGGTGGTGGGTTCATCGGCGATGATCAGCTTGGGGTCGCAGCCGAGTCCCATAGCCATCATGACACGCTGCCGCATACCGCCGCTAAACAGATGCGGGTAAGCCCTGAGCCGTGCCGCCGCTTCAGGAATCTGAACCTTTGTAAGTAAGTTAGCGGCCTCCTCCCAGGCCTTAT
It encodes:
- a CDS encoding ABC transporter ATP-binding protein; protein product: MKPLLEVKNLHTHFLTDDGLVKAVGGISYDLYKGETLGLVGESGCGKSVSALSILRLIPNPPGKVVEGEVFFEGRDLLKISEHEIREVRGNEIAMIFQEPMTSLNPVLTIGYQIAEPLEVHKGLSKDKAWEEAANLLTKVQIPEAAARLRAYPHLFSGGMRQRVMMAMGLGCDPKLIIADEPTTALDVTIQAQLLELMKNLTRDFNMALIIITHNLGVVARYADRVNVMYAGRFVEKGTARDIYGDPRHPYTIGLMASVPRLDLDVKKKLIPIEGQPPDLLHIPPGCAFRPRCNYAIERCQVDTPELTPVGDKHEVACWVDVRKNAR